In Lacibacter sp. H375, one DNA window encodes the following:
- a CDS encoding L-rhamnose mutarotase translates to MKRLHSCLFICFLLVAQFVAAAEIYVSPNGSDRNDGSKEKPFATLNMALRKARELRRLNDATIRDGIHIILRGGNYQVLETIVIRPEDSGTRESTTFIEAAPNENPVLNAGVQISNWKKVTASVNGLQAKYQNKIWMADVPQLNGSDFNFRQLWVNDAKAVRAKSSNGEVMLRILNWNKAEAACVIPALPFINLEKANGLELFIHQWWEIANLRVKKVQVMGDSTKLFFHQPESNIQNEHPWPAPWLSKETGNSAFYLTNAIQFLDEPGEWYLDVANKKIYYWPRSNENLATAKVVAPFTETLISVEGTIDNPVKNLVIDGISFQHTGWLRPSLQGHVPHQVGLFMTEAYRLKPAGTKEKPGLDNQAWVGRQAAAFELSYAIRTRIKNCSFLHLAATGIDLKKGVQDNMTKDNLFSDIGGTAILAGNYGDEGREIHLPFDPKDNREKCDVIFIENNFITNATNEDWGTVGIGCGFVSRTSIRHNEIENVSYSGISLGWGWSSEQNMMKDNRIVANKIHHYGRWNYDCAGIYTLSAQPGSVIEDNYIDSIYKSPLAHLPSHWFYIYTDEGSSHFTVKNNWTPSQKYLQNANGPGNVWSNNGPQVHDSVKQNAGLEKRFQYLTAHKTAKTGVINEEHNEVIELVVKEGMQLNLLKLKELLAKNNMDSNAIYHWQNHYVIFDKVQDIGVMQGRIANNFPEVEVRVYHDMFYEYSKKKHCIDKTVAKEWEHIILTANLVADEKLQKEYLNYHATQFEKWPEISKGFCNADFQQLLLFRNGRQLMLVISIPKGESLDKLNPRTTANNPRVDDWNKIMKKYQEGIKGTKQGETWVFLGKL, encoded by the coding sequence ATGAAACGATTGCACTCCTGCCTGTTTATCTGTTTTTTACTGGTTGCCCAATTTGTGGCAGCTGCAGAAATTTATGTTTCCCCCAATGGTTCAGATCGCAACGATGGTTCAAAAGAAAAACCTTTTGCAACGCTCAACATGGCTTTGCGTAAAGCAAGAGAATTACGCCGTTTAAATGATGCAACGATCAGAGATGGTATTCATATTATTTTGCGTGGCGGCAATTACCAGGTATTGGAAACCATTGTCATCAGGCCGGAAGATAGCGGCACCCGTGAAAGCACCACGTTTATTGAAGCAGCTCCAAATGAAAACCCTGTTTTAAATGCTGGCGTACAAATCAGTAATTGGAAGAAAGTAACTGCTTCTGTCAATGGCTTGCAGGCGAAGTATCAAAATAAAATTTGGATGGCGGATGTACCACAGTTAAACGGAAGCGATTTTAATTTTCGTCAGCTGTGGGTGAACGATGCTAAAGCGGTACGAGCTAAATCTTCCAATGGAGAAGTGATGCTGCGTATTTTAAACTGGAACAAAGCAGAAGCAGCTTGTGTAATACCAGCACTTCCATTTATCAACTTAGAAAAAGCAAACGGTCTTGAATTATTTATTCATCAGTGGTGGGAGATCGCTAACCTGCGGGTGAAGAAAGTGCAGGTGATGGGCGACAGTACAAAGTTGTTTTTTCATCAACCGGAAAGCAACATACAAAACGAACATCCCTGGCCTGCACCCTGGCTGAGTAAAGAAACCGGTAACTCTGCTTTTTATTTAACCAATGCAATTCAGTTTTTAGATGAACCCGGCGAATGGTATTTAGACGTAGCGAATAAGAAAATTTATTACTGGCCACGCAGCAATGAAAATTTAGCAACAGCAAAAGTGGTAGCGCCGTTTACAGAAACATTGATCAGCGTAGAAGGAACAATTGATAACCCGGTTAAGAATTTAGTGATTGATGGAATTTCATTTCAGCATACGGGTTGGCTGCGACCATCATTACAAGGACATGTGCCGCACCAGGTTGGTTTGTTTATGACAGAAGCATACCGATTAAAACCTGCAGGCACGAAAGAGAAACCGGGATTAGATAACCAGGCATGGGTTGGTCGACAAGCGGCAGCATTTGAATTGAGTTATGCCATTCGTACACGAATTAAAAATTGTTCTTTTCTTCATTTGGCAGCAACAGGTATTGATTTGAAAAAGGGGGTGCAGGATAACATGACGAAAGATAATTTGTTCAGCGATATTGGCGGTACGGCTATCCTCGCCGGTAATTATGGTGATGAAGGAAGAGAAATTCATTTGCCCTTTGATCCCAAAGATAACAGAGAGAAATGCGATGTGATTTTTATTGAAAATAATTTTATTACAAATGCTACCAACGAAGATTGGGGCACTGTGGGTATTGGTTGTGGTTTTGTGAGCAGAACAAGTATCCGTCATAATGAAATTGAAAACGTATCGTACAGTGGTATCAGTTTAGGTTGGGGATGGTCATCTGAACAAAATATGATGAAGGACAACAGGATCGTTGCTAACAAGATTCATCATTACGGTAGATGGAATTACGATTGTGCAGGCATTTATACTTTAAGTGCACAACCTGGTTCTGTTATCGAAGACAATTACATCGATAGTATTTATAAGTCACCTCTTGCTCACTTGCCATCGCACTGGTTTTATATTTATACAGATGAAGGTTCATCGCATTTCACAGTAAAAAATAACTGGACACCCTCACAGAAATATTTACAGAATGCCAACGGTCCGGGCAATGTGTGGAGCAATAATGGTCCACAAGTGCATGACAGTGTAAAACAAAATGCCGGACTGGAAAAACGCTTTCAATATTTAACCGCTCACAAAACTGCAAAGACAGGGGTTATCAACGAAGAGCATAACGAGGTGATTGAACTGGTTGTGAAAGAGGGCATGCAGTTGAATTTACTGAAGCTGAAAGAGCTGCTGGCAAAGAATAATATGGACAGCAATGCTATTTATCATTGGCAGAATCATTATGTCATCTTCGATAAAGTGCAGGACATCGGCGTGATGCAGGGAAGGATCGCCAATAATTTTCCGGAAGTAGAAGTAAGAGTGTACCATGACATGTTTTACGAATACAGCAAGAAAAAACATTGCATTGATAAAACAGTTGCGAAAGAATGGGAACATATCATCCTCACAGCAAATCTTGTGGCAGATGAAAAGTTACAGAAGGAATACCTGAACTATCACGCCACACAATTTGAAAAATGGCCGGAGATATCCAAAGGATTTTGCAATGCCGACTTTCAGCAGTTGTTGTTGTTCAGGAATGGACGACAGTTGATGTTGGTGATCAGTATTCCAAAAGGAGAGAGTTTAGATAAGCTCAATCCAAGAACAACAGCCAATAATCCACGGGTGGATGACTGGAATAAGATCATGAAGAAATACCAGGAAGGAATTAAAGGAACGAAGCAGGGCGAGACGTGGGTGTTCCTGGGAAAGTTATAA
- a CDS encoding Gfo/Idh/MocA family protein, protein MLTIGILGVGEGRSTMSAALQSKKLHLKIICDRNEELCKQRCKEFDFNSYTINYEDLLNDAEIDIIAIYTPDHLHADHIKQALLHGKHVVCTKPFIDDLSRAKELLELQQQTGKKVFVGQSSRFFEPYKRQRKDFEAGEIGELITIESHYNADHRWFLEKKWALEDSFKWLYGGLSHPVDFIRWYLPNIEEVMGYGMISSNGKTAGLKNEDTMHFIFKSTDGRIARVSGSYTGPTQPTKRDSGMSCVLRGTLGASQADYHELRYSITDKTGEEKIIHWGDSTLKYYFRFEGQSHHAGEYQNYLEYFADSIEQNFTAYPNMQEGIGTVALLQAMDKSLKTGMPVKIKDIYQNHDLLDLWD, encoded by the coding sequence ATGTTGACTATCGGAATTTTAGGCGTTGGTGAAGGCCGCAGTACCATGAGTGCAGCTTTGCAAAGCAAAAAACTGCATCTCAAAATCATTTGCGATCGTAACGAAGAGTTATGCAAACAACGTTGCAAGGAATTTGATTTTAATAGTTATACAATCAACTACGAAGATCTGCTTAACGATGCAGAGATCGACATCATTGCCATTTATACACCTGATCATTTGCATGCCGATCATATTAAACAGGCATTACTGCATGGTAAACATGTAGTATGCACCAAACCGTTTATTGATGATCTGAGTCGTGCAAAAGAATTACTGGAACTGCAACAGCAAACAGGTAAAAAAGTATTTGTGGGACAAAGCTCACGCTTCTTCGAACCATATAAACGTCAACGCAAAGATTTTGAAGCAGGAGAGATTGGTGAACTCATCACTATCGAAAGTCATTACAATGCAGATCATCGCTGGTTCCTCGAAAAGAAATGGGCGTTAGAAGATTCATTCAAATGGTTGTATGGTGGTTTAAGTCATCCTGTAGATTTTATTCGTTGGTATTTACCAAACATTGAAGAAGTGATGGGTTATGGTATGATCAGCAGCAATGGAAAAACTGCAGGATTGAAAAATGAAGATACCATGCACTTCATCTTCAAATCAACTGATGGACGAATTGCAAGAGTGAGCGGAAGTTACACAGGCCCAACGCAACCGACAAAACGTGACAGTGGGATGAGTTGTGTGCTGCGTGGTACATTAGGTGCTTCACAGGCCGATTATCATGAGCTGCGTTATTCCATCACCGACAAAACAGGCGAAGAAAAAATTATTCATTGGGGCGACAGCACATTAAAATATTATTTCCGTTTCGAAGGGCAAAGTCATCATGCAGGTGAGTATCAAAACTATTTGGAATACTTCGCTGATTCTATTGAACAAAACTTTACAGCTTATCCCAACATGCAGGAAGGAATTGGGACAGTGGCATTGTTGCAGGCAATGGATAAGAGTTTGAAAACAGGTATGCCGGTGAAGATCAAAGACATTTATCAGAACCATGATTTATTGGATTTGTGGGATTAA